In Rhizobium gallicum bv. gallicum R602sp, the following proteins share a genomic window:
- a CDS encoding Bug family tripartite tricarboxylate transporter substrate binding protein: MFRRRFLTAMATVAALTAMPLHVVAQGSGPMTLLVGYSAGGSADYAARVVASELSKKLGRSVIVENATGGSGMIALQKLVNSKADGSTLYYGGHDTVAVPMLNKSVGIDWKEATLPVGRTALTSMSIAVPADSPYKTLGDLVAAAKESPESITYGTPGIGTAQHFVGEMISHRAGVKLLHAPYRGGAQVSNDILAGLLNSAVFTTSTALPFVKEGKVRVLAVTSAARSAALPDVPALTEIEGFNGLALPLWQGIFVKAGTDTAAAKEISDAIVASLGHADVKKRLADGGFVAAPMPMGEFTGFIEKEAEIYRQIVKDSAISIE; this comes from the coding sequence ATGTTCCGACGTCGCTTTCTAACTGCCATGGCCACCGTGGCCGCGCTTACCGCCATGCCGCTGCATGTAGTGGCCCAGGGCTCGGGTCCGATGACCTTGCTCGTAGGCTACTCCGCTGGCGGAAGTGCCGATTATGCTGCCCGCGTGGTGGCGTCGGAACTTTCCAAGAAACTCGGACGATCCGTGATTGTCGAAAATGCCACCGGTGGCAGCGGAATGATCGCGTTGCAAAAACTGGTCAATAGCAAGGCAGATGGCTCGACGCTCTATTACGGTGGCCATGACACTGTCGCGGTACCGATGCTCAACAAGTCGGTCGGCATTGACTGGAAAGAAGCGACGCTGCCTGTTGGCCGTACCGCTTTGACGTCCATGTCGATCGCCGTGCCCGCCGACTCCCCATATAAAACCTTGGGGGATCTGGTCGCCGCGGCAAAGGAAAGCCCTGAATCCATCACCTATGGCACACCCGGAATCGGCACTGCCCAGCACTTCGTGGGCGAGATGATCAGCCATCGTGCAGGCGTAAAGCTGCTCCACGCACCATATCGAGGCGGCGCTCAGGTTTCGAACGACATTCTGGCGGGGCTTTTGAATTCGGCCGTCTTTACGACATCGACTGCACTTCCGTTCGTGAAGGAAGGAAAAGTCCGCGTTCTCGCCGTAACCAGCGCGGCGCGCTCAGCCGCGCTTCCCGACGTCCCGGCCCTGACGGAAATCGAAGGATTTAACGGGCTCGCCCTCCCTCTCTGGCAGGGCATTTTCGTCAAGGCCGGTACCGACACTGCTGCCGCCAAGGAAATTAGCGACGCTATCGTCGCTTCCCTTGGACATGCAGACGTCAAAAAACGATTGGCCGACGGTGGTTTCGTAGCGGCGCCGATGCCGATGGGTGAATTCACCGGGTTCATCGAAAAGGAAGCTGAGATCTATCGTCAAATCGTCAAGGATTCGGCGATCTCGATAGAGTGA
- a CDS encoding class-II fumarase/aspartase family protein: protein MTVGMFDSFITRYWFSFEAKEIWSDIQTLQTWLDVEAALAEAQARLGVIPADVAPVIKEACRHERFDTERLSCEISHAQHPFVPVLRQLEEFTGEPAAGYIHWGATTQNIFDTTASLQMKATHALIDSSLVRIESALSKMATKHRDTLQAGRTHGQHALPMTFGFKVAGWLEEVRRDRQRLQDRLKSSFVASLGGAIGTFAAMGEKGPAVEAEMAAILDLEPAILPMRSSYDRVSDYVCALALFAGTAEKIAQDIVFMQRTEIGEIEEAFHMGKVGSSTMAQKRNPSTALMLISLCRMTSARLPLVVGSMVRMDEGDSSASNVSDVAIPEVGILGASIAATLDRLIDGLDVHVEAMSKNAGITNGLIVSEAAMMQLSDRIGRHHAHHLLYEAAQRSVMEGVAFTQAIAEHPRMAGHDMVTLNVSGYTGESGTLVDRLAGINEDL, encoded by the coding sequence ATGACCGTGGGAATGTTCGACTCCTTCATCACGCGCTACTGGTTCAGCTTTGAAGCGAAGGAAATTTGGAGTGATATCCAGACCCTCCAAACCTGGTTGGACGTTGAAGCTGCTTTAGCAGAGGCGCAAGCGCGACTGGGCGTTATTCCAGCCGACGTGGCGCCTGTCATCAAAGAAGCTTGCCGTCACGAGCGCTTCGATACCGAACGTCTGAGCTGTGAAATTTCCCATGCCCAGCATCCGTTTGTTCCGGTTCTGCGCCAGTTGGAAGAATTCACTGGTGAGCCTGCTGCTGGATACATCCACTGGGGTGCGACGACGCAGAACATCTTCGACACCACCGCATCCCTGCAAATGAAGGCGACGCACGCCCTGATCGATAGCAGTCTCGTCCGGATTGAGAGCGCGCTGTCGAAAATGGCGACCAAACATCGCGACACCTTGCAAGCCGGCCGTACCCACGGTCAGCACGCTCTACCGATGACCTTCGGCTTCAAAGTAGCCGGCTGGCTGGAAGAAGTCCGCCGCGATCGCCAGCGTCTACAGGACCGACTGAAGTCCTCCTTCGTCGCAAGCTTGGGCGGCGCCATTGGCACGTTTGCCGCGATGGGGGAAAAAGGACCGGCCGTGGAGGCGGAAATGGCCGCAATCCTTGACCTGGAACCCGCGATTTTGCCGATGCGATCCTCTTACGACCGCGTCAGCGATTATGTCTGTGCCTTGGCCCTTTTCGCTGGAACGGCTGAAAAGATCGCGCAGGATATTGTGTTTATGCAGCGGACTGAGATTGGCGAGATCGAGGAAGCCTTCCATATGGGCAAGGTGGGTAGCTCGACGATGGCGCAGAAACGCAATCCCTCCACAGCCCTAATGCTGATCAGCCTTTGCCGCATGACGTCGGCTCGCCTTCCCCTTGTAGTCGGCTCGATGGTGCGGATGGACGAAGGTGACTCTTCAGCCTCGAACGTCAGCGACGTCGCAATCCCCGAAGTCGGGATCCTCGGCGCTTCGATCGCAGCGACACTCGACAGACTGATCGATGGCCTGGACGTGCATGTCGAGGCAATGAGCAAGAACGCCGGGATCACAAATGGCCTGATTGTGTCCGAAGCAGCCATGATGCAGCTCTCGGATCGTATTGGCCGTCACCACGCACATCATCTTCTGTACGAAGCCGCACAGCGTTCAGTCATGGAGGGCGTGGCATTCACACAGGCCATTGCCGAACATCCCCGGATGGCCGGGCACGATATGGTGACGTTGAATGTGAGCGGTTACACAGGGGAATCCGGTACACTTGTAGATCGGCTCGCCGGCATAAACGAAGACTTATGA